The proteins below are encoded in one region of Picrophilus oshimae DSM 9789:
- a CDS encoding fibrillarin-like rRNA/tRNA 2'-O-methyltransferase has translation MQEIFNRIFRDNKSIYTLSETNKRVYGEKIIRKKHSYLREWDPRRSKLAAAILKGFKHANFDKKLNILYLGASTGTTVSHLSDICISGRLYAVELSYDSFVKLYSLSQTRNNIFPILEDANLVERYKFFVEKCDFIYQDIAQRNQVQIFNQNADIFKPRSAILIIKIKAISSKDPEKKILKETISSIRKYNIKEIIDLRPYDIGNYLVYMER, from the coding sequence ATGCAGGAGATTTTCAATAGAATATTCAGGGATAACAAATCAATTTACACATTATCAGAGACCAATAAACGTGTATATGGCGAAAAAATAATAAGGAAAAAGCACAGTTATTTAAGGGAGTGGGATCCAAGGCGCAGCAAGCTTGCCGCGGCAATATTAAAGGGATTCAAACATGCGAATTTTGACAAAAAATTGAACATACTGTACCTTGGTGCATCGACAGGTACAACTGTAAGCCATCTATCTGATATATGCATCTCAGGCAGGCTCTATGCCGTTGAGCTTTCATACGATTCATTTGTTAAGCTTTACTCGCTTTCACAGACAAGAAATAACATATTTCCAATACTTGAGGATGCAAACCTTGTTGAAAGATATAAATTCTTTGTTGAAAAATGCGATTTTATATACCAGGATATAGCACAGAGAAATCAGGTACAGATATTTAATCAAAACGCAGATATTTTTAAACCAAGGTCAGCAATACTTATAATAAAAATAAAGGCAATATCATCAAAGGATCCGGAGAAGAAAATATTAAAAGAGACCATTTCCAGTATTAGGAAATATAATATAAAAGAGATTATAGATTTAAGACCATATGACATAGGCAACTACCTTGTTTACATGGAAAGATGA
- a CDS encoding 30S ribosomal protein S11, whose product MNKTGIAHIYASQNNTIILVTDPTGAETIAKSSGGMVVKNDRDEASPYAAMRAADMVSEKLREREITDLIIRVRAPGGSKSKIPGPGAQSAIRALSRAGFKILRIEEVTPIPHDGTKKKGGRRGRRV is encoded by the coding sequence ATGAATAAGACAGGAATAGCACATATATATGCATCACAGAACAACACAATAATACTTGTAACAGATCCAACAGGCGCCGAAACGATAGCAAAATCAAGCGGCGGCATGGTTGTCAAAAACGACAGGGATGAGGCAAGCCCTTACGCTGCCATGAGGGCGGCAGACATGGTCTCTGAAAAGCTCAGGGAGAGGGAAATAACAGATCTTATAATAAGGGTCCGTGCACCAGGAGGAAGCAAATCGAAGATACCAGGCCCAGGAGCACAGTCAGCAATAAGGGCGCTCTCAAGGGCAGGTTTTAAAATATTAAGAATAGAGGAGGTAACACCAATACCCCATGATGGCACTAAAAAGAAAGGTGGCAGAAGGGGAAGGAGAGTTTAA
- a CDS encoding minichromosome maintenance protein MCM: MIEQAEIDLIKKRWADFFDRYDYESDINRLRERYPDERSLYISYKDLSSFDIDFADNIRKDPVTYLSVGEDYLKTYIGRTREKISRLNIRLKDIPERNFKYEIRNVRSTNVDTFISVTGIIRKNTEVLPRLDIAVFRCPNCGSIISETEYYRKMNEPAKCDSCNYHGKFILEIDQSTFIDTQKLEIQENPDTLDGTSQPQRMTVIMEDDITGKIFPGDRVTIYGILKADQKFIGSIKLTEFNIFLYANNFKKETKDFEDIRITDEDEENIKKLSSCPDIIDRLSRSIAPSIYGLEVIKKALVLQLFGGVRKVLKDGTTIRGDIHILMVGDPGTAKSQLLRYMTSLAPRSVFAFGKGSSAAGLTAAAVRDDFGEGRWTLEAGALVLADNGFAAIDELDKMDQRDTASMHEAMEQQSVTISKAGIMATLKSRCSILAAANPKFGRYDVTRTIAEQIDFPPPLLSRFDIIFKLVDTPNKDNDSRLAEHILMTHRIGEIYRSIENTNINIDIPDEEKYIPEIDKDLIRKYISYAKNRIFPRLSDEAIRILREEYVNTRSSGVDSIPITARQLESTIRLAEAAARARLSSIVTEADALLAKSIVDYYLKDVSAINGKVDIDILNTGMSSRQRNEAELIMDVIKELKNENKRPPEIDDVIEYLASRGISRKDAENSIQKLKIGGFLYEPSSNRIDVIK; encoded by the coding sequence ATGATTGAACAGGCCGAGATTGATTTAATTAAAAAGAGATGGGCCGATTTTTTCGATAGATATGATTATGAAAGCGATATAAACAGGCTTAGAGAGAGATACCCAGATGAGAGGTCGCTGTACATTTCATATAAGGATCTATCATCATTTGACATTGATTTTGCAGATAATATAAGAAAGGACCCGGTCACATATCTTTCAGTCGGTGAGGATTACTTAAAGACATATATAGGAAGAACAAGGGAGAAGATAAGCAGATTAAATATTAGATTAAAGGACATACCTGAAAGGAATTTTAAATACGAGATAAGAAATGTCAGAAGCACAAACGTTGATACTTTTATCTCAGTTACCGGAATAATAAGAAAGAACACAGAGGTGCTGCCAAGGCTCGATATAGCGGTATTCCGCTGCCCCAACTGTGGGTCCATAATATCTGAAACAGAGTACTACAGAAAGATGAACGAGCCGGCAAAATGCGACAGCTGCAATTATCACGGTAAATTCATCCTTGAAATAGATCAGTCAACGTTTATAGATACACAGAAGCTTGAAATTCAGGAGAATCCTGACACGCTTGATGGAACCTCGCAGCCGCAGAGAATGACCGTTATTATGGAGGATGATATCACCGGCAAGATCTTTCCTGGAGATCGTGTAACAATATACGGTATATTAAAGGCAGATCAAAAATTTATAGGTTCAATTAAATTAACGGAATTCAACATATTTTTGTATGCAAACAATTTTAAAAAGGAGACAAAGGACTTCGAGGATATAAGAATAACAGATGAGGATGAGGAAAATATAAAAAAGTTATCGTCATGTCCTGATATAATAGACAGATTATCAAGATCAATAGCGCCATCGATCTATGGCCTTGAGGTTATAAAAAAGGCGCTTGTTTTGCAGCTCTTTGGTGGTGTCCGCAAGGTATTAAAGGATGGAACAACAATACGCGGTGATATACATATTTTAATGGTTGGCGATCCAGGTACCGCCAAGTCACAATTATTAAGATACATGACATCACTTGCCCCAAGGAGCGTCTTTGCCTTTGGAAAGGGTTCAAGTGCCGCGGGTCTAACAGCCGCTGCAGTTCGTGATGACTTCGGCGAGGGGCGCTGGACACTTGAGGCAGGTGCCCTTGTGCTTGCCGATAATGGCTTTGCAGCAATAGATGAGCTTGACAAGATGGATCAAAGGGATACAGCGTCAATGCATGAGGCCATGGAGCAGCAGTCTGTAACAATATCAAAGGCAGGCATAATGGCCACATTAAAATCTAGGTGCTCAATACTTGCTGCTGCAAATCCAAAGTTTGGAAGGTACGATGTTACAAGGACAATAGCCGAGCAGATAGATTTTCCACCGCCACTGCTTTCCAGGTTTGATATTATATTCAAGCTTGTTGACACGCCAAACAAGGATAATGATTCCAGGCTTGCCGAGCATATACTGATGACCCATAGAATAGGCGAGATATACCGAAGCATAGAGAATACAAATATAAATATAGATATACCTGACGAGGAAAAATACATACCGGAGATAGACAAGGATTTAATAAGAAAATACATATCATATGCAAAAAACAGGATTTTTCCAAGGCTTTCTGACGAGGCAATAAGGATACTAAGGGAGGAATATGTAAATACAAGATCCTCAGGTGTTGATTCAATACCAATAACCGCAAGGCAGCTGGAATCCACAATAAGGCTTGCCGAGGCTGCCGCAAGGGCCAGGCTTTCAAGTATTGTAACAGAGGCCGATGCACTTCTGGCCAAGAGCATAGTTGATTACTATTTAAAGGATGTTTCTGCCATAAACGGTAAGGTTGACATTGATATATTAAATACTGGCATGAGCTCAAGGCAGAGAAACGAGGCAGAGCTCATCATGGATGTAATAAAGGAATTAAAGAACGAAAATAAAAGGCCTCCTGAGATAGACGATGTTATAGAGTACCTTGCATCAAGAGGTATTTCAAGGAAGGACGCAGAGAACAGCATACAAAAGCTTAAAATCGGTGGATTTCTTTACGAACCATCCAGCAATCGTATAGATGTGATAAAATGA
- a CDS encoding 30S ribosomal protein S13, which produces MAEENKNNENFQYIVRIANKDLNGERPLKLALADLKGIGLRLSETIAKKLDLDPDQRIGELGEDKIEELRKYIEGKVYDGIPYWMYNHRRDITTGKDFNLVSNDLDLQINDDINLMKKMRSYKGIRHERGLKVRGQRMRSNGRKGLAIGVVRKKEEKK; this is translated from the coding sequence ATGGCAGAGGAGAATAAAAACAATGAGAATTTCCAGTACATAGTGCGAATTGCGAATAAAGATCTAAATGGTGAAAGGCCCCTGAAGCTGGCCCTTGCCGATCTTAAAGGTATAGGTTTAAGGCTTTCTGAAACCATAGCAAAGAAGCTTGATCTTGATCCAGATCAGAGGATCGGTGAGCTTGGCGAGGATAAGATTGAGGAATTAAGAAAGTACATTGAGGGCAAGGTGTACGATGGCATTCCATACTGGATGTATAATCATAGAAGGGATATAACAACAGGCAAGGATTTTAACCTTGTTTCAAACGATCTCGATCTGCAGATAAACGATGATATAAACCTGATGAAAAAGATGAGGTCATACAAGGGCATAAGGCACGAGCGCGGTCTTAAGGTACGCGGCCAGAGGATGCGCTCAAACGGTAGAAAGGGCCTTGCCATTGGCGTCGTCAGAAAGAAGGAGGAAAAGAAGTGA
- a CDS encoding NfeD family protein: protein MKLLLIIIIISILIFVPGIHKSQPVINHGNVLIINLTEEIDSGSSNMFHAMSKNYSAVVIYMNTPGGILENMLQMVNCINKTEQRGIPVYTYVPDDGMAASAGSYVAMASDYIYMGSGSYIGPSTPIVVGGTPLEENHTKNAMAALMESMAIAHKRNETAAYSMVINNTAYTSNEAYKIGLINGICNNFTEFLKDMVHGRYIYVNENLYDQFLSFLSNPEVSGLLILIGFFAILIDLYHGSIILSVIGITSIILGFLGAELIDASIVGIILLILGAVLMMLEFKTNHGIALLSGLLTGSLGIYFLASPYYSSNPGYSPSPYGYNILIAIIIILILGFIFIYYISRIYLSQTRRRYTGSESIVGQTGYSLNDIPKNGTGQVSIDGVAWEAINKGETEIKRNDEIVVLGRSGLKLIIKKH from the coding sequence ATGAAACTATTATTAATTATAATCATAATCTCAATTTTAATATTCGTTCCTGGCATTCATAAAAGCCAGCCAGTTATAAATCATGGCAATGTTTTAATAATAAACCTGACAGAGGAGATAGATTCAGGGTCATCAAACATGTTCCATGCCATGTCTAAAAATTACAGCGCTGTTGTAATATACATGAACACACCAGGCGGCATACTGGAAAACATGCTTCAGATGGTTAATTGCATAAATAAAACCGAGCAAAGAGGAATACCTGTTTATACATACGTTCCTGATGATGGCATGGCAGCATCCGCCGGATCATACGTTGCAATGGCAAGCGATTATATCTACATGGGCAGTGGATCATACATAGGGCCATCAACACCAATCGTTGTTGGTGGCACACCGCTTGAGGAAAATCATACAAAAAATGCCATGGCAGCACTCATGGAGAGCATGGCCATTGCACATAAAAGGAATGAGACCGCTGCCTACTCAATGGTGATCAATAATACCGCATACACATCAAATGAGGCATATAAAATCGGTTTAATAAATGGCATATGCAATAATTTCACAGAATTTTTAAAAGACATGGTGCATGGAAGATACATATATGTTAATGAGAACCTTTATGACCAATTTTTAAGCTTTTTAAGTAATCCTGAGGTTTCAGGTCTTTTAATATTAATTGGTTTCTTTGCAATACTTATAGATTTATATCACGGTAGCATAATACTATCAGTGATAGGCATAACATCAATTATCTTAGGCTTCCTCGGCGCGGAGCTTATTGATGCCTCAATTGTTGGAATAATACTATTGATCCTCGGGGCAGTCCTAATGATGCTTGAGTTTAAGACAAACCATGGCATTGCCCTGTTATCAGGCCTTTTGACAGGCTCGCTTGGAATATACTTTCTGGCATCGCCATACTATTCATCAAATCCCGGGTACTCACCGTCACCATATGGATATAATATACTAATAGCAATAATCATAATACTTATACTTGGCTTTATCTTTATATATTATATAAGCAGAATATACCTTTCCCAGACAAGAAGGAGGTACACAGGCTCTGAATCAATAGTAGGGCAGACCGGTTATTCATTAAATGATATACCAAAAAACGGTACCGGCCAGGTCTCGATAGACGGCGTTGCATGGGAGGCCATAAACAAGGGCGAAACAGAAATAAAAAGAAACGATGAGATCGTTGTCCTGGGACGCAGCGGCCTGAAGCTTATAATAAAAAAGCATTAA
- a CDS encoding multiprotein bridging factor aMBF1, which yields MECEMCGRNVPQLKRVRVSGAIMNVCPACARFGEPVDEPRKQEIKDDIKVKIPEKKIIVKTYKKPYKKYKRPAGDDVESLDIVEDYASLIKSARERLSMTQEDLARKVLERKNVISNIERGDLLPSIETAKKLEKVLGIKLIETEY from the coding sequence ATGGAATGCGAGATGTGTGGTAGAAACGTACCACAGTTAAAAAGGGTCAGGGTCTCAGGGGCAATAATGAACGTCTGCCCAGCCTGCGCCAGGTTTGGAGAGCCTGTTGATGAGCCCAGAAAGCAGGAAATTAAAGATGATATAAAAGTTAAAATACCTGAAAAGAAGATCATTGTAAAAACATACAAGAAACCATATAAAAAGTATAAAAGGCCAGCAGGTGATGATGTTGAAAGCCTTGATATAGTTGAGGACTATGCATCATTAATAAAATCTGCAAGGGAGAGGCTTTCAATGACGCAGGAGGATCTTGCAAGGAAGGTCCTTGAAAGAAAGAATGTGATATCAAATATCGAACGTGGTGACCTGCTCCCGAGCATAGAAACCGCAAAAAAGCTTGAGAAGGTTCTTGGCATAAAATTAATTGAGACCGAGTATTAA
- a CDS encoding DNA-directed RNA polymerase subunit D, with protein MLDIIELKDNYIKFSISGITPAIANSIRRTLINDIPKLAIENVVFHHGEIRDSEGNVYDSSLPLFDEVVALRLGLIPLKTDLKMNFRDQCSCNGEGCDLCTVKYSINKLGPADVFSSDLIPINNPDLKPVDPMIPIVKLKKGQAMLVTCEAIMGRGKDHAKWQVTSGVSYKYHREFKINKNELENWSFYKDKCPKSVISENENEITFTDDVECRYLQQLFDEKSGVTITEDDTKFIFQFETDGSLTAIETLDYALKRLKERFNNLMESLSE; from the coding sequence ATGCTTGATATAATTGAGCTTAAAGATAATTATATAAAATTTTCTATAAGCGGTATAACACCGGCAATAGCAAATTCAATAAGGCGCACCCTGATAAACGATATACCAAAGCTTGCAATAGAAAATGTTGTATTTCACCATGGTGAGATAAGGGACTCGGAAGGGAACGTTTACGATTCATCGCTGCCATTATTTGATGAGGTTGTTGCACTGAGGCTTGGACTGATACCGCTTAAAACAGATCTAAAGATGAACTTCCGTGATCAATGCTCATGCAATGGTGAGGGCTGTGATCTGTGCACTGTTAAATACTCAATAAACAAGCTTGGTCCAGCAGACGTCTTCTCATCTGATTTAATACCAATAAACAATCCTGATTTAAAGCCAGTAGATCCAATGATACCAATAGTTAAATTAAAAAAGGGACAGGCAATGCTTGTTACATGCGAGGCAATAATGGGCCGTGGTAAGGATCATGCAAAGTGGCAGGTGACCTCAGGTGTTTCATACAAATATCATAGGGAATTTAAAATAAACAAGAACGAGCTTGAAAACTGGTCTTTTTATAAGGATAAATGCCCAAAATCTGTTATATCAGAGAATGAAAATGAAATAACGTTCACAGATGATGTTGAATGCAGATACCTGCAGCAGCTCTTTGATGAAAAATCAGGTGTAACAATAACCGAGGATGATACAAAATTCATATTCCAATTCGAGACAGACGGCTCATTAACAGCAATAGAAACGCTGGATTATGCACTTAAAAGATTAAAAGAACGCTTCAATAATTTAATGGAAAGCCTGTCAGAATAA
- a CDS encoding 30S ribosomal protein S4, producing MGDQKFQRKKYSTPRHPWEKDRIDAERQLLIKYGLKNKRELWRAQTILTNFRTQARTLQAKLRYNDPLAIKQFQLLIGKLSRLNLLGENATLDDVLSLNIEDILERRLETLVYKKNLALTMKQARQFITHGHIKVNDRVVTIPSFMVEKSMEDSITYNETSPFTDENHPLRMEMSGTKEEENE from the coding sequence ATGGGAGACCAGAAGTTTCAAAGGAAGAAGTATTCAACCCCAAGGCATCCATGGGAAAAGGACAGGATAGATGCAGAAAGGCAGCTTCTTATAAAATATGGTTTAAAAAATAAGAGGGAGCTCTGGAGGGCACAGACGATACTTACCAATTTCAGAACACAGGCAAGGACACTGCAGGCAAAGCTGAGATACAATGATCCGCTGGCAATAAAACAGTTCCAGCTTCTTATAGGCAAGCTTTCAAGGTTAAATCTGCTTGGCGAAAACGCAACGCTGGATGATGTTTTATCATTAAACATTGAGGATATACTTGAAAGAAGGCTTGAAACGCTTGTTTACAAGAAGAACCTTGCGCTGACCATGAAACAGGCAAGGCAGTTTATAACCCATGGCCATATAAAGGTAAATGACCGTGTTGTAACCATACCAAGCTTTATGGTTGAGAAATCCATGGAGGACTCAATAACATATAATGAAACATCACCGTTCACGGATGAGAACCATCCGTTGAGAATGGAAATGTCAGGAACAAAGGAGGAAGAGAATGAATAA
- a CDS encoding ROK family protein translates to MHYKPMGFILGYDVGGTKISAVIGDETGKIHDTLRKRTLKEYGKEGLSAELIAMGEELLRKNHINSIDKVGIIFAGPVDSKNGIIVASPNIIGLKNFNIKKPLEDHFNVPVYLDNDAAAAAISERIFGSGKNVDNFIYITLSTGIGAGIFINGRLYKGSHGMAGEVGHMAIMPNGSVCGCGRRGCWETIASGKGIARRTMENITALRDSTELSKLRSSEIDAKAVFRAMDKGDMFAQLMVEETIYYIAFGIVNLINILDPELIIIGGGLSFEGEKLFKPLRMAIKEEIKSLKRNVRIVKALENGADIGSIAITMYYD, encoded by the coding sequence ATGCATTATAAGCCGATGGGCTTTATACTTGGTTATGATGTTGGCGGAACCAAGATTTCCGCTGTTATTGGTGATGAAACAGGGAAGATTCACGATACATTAAGGAAAAGAACATTGAAGGAATACGGCAAGGAGGGTCTTTCGGCCGAGTTAATTGCCATGGGCGAGGAGCTTCTAAGAAAAAATCATATAAATTCAATAGACAAGGTTGGAATAATCTTTGCGGGTCCTGTTGATTCAAAGAACGGTATAATAGTTGCATCACCGAACATTATAGGCTTAAAAAATTTCAATATAAAAAAACCATTGGAGGATCATTTCAATGTTCCGGTATATCTTGATAATGATGCGGCTGCAGCGGCAATTTCAGAAAGAATCTTCGGATCAGGCAAAAATGTTGATAATTTTATATATATAACATTGAGCACTGGCATAGGCGCCGGGATATTTATAAATGGAAGATTATACAAGGGATCTCACGGCATGGCCGGTGAGGTTGGCCACATGGCAATAATGCCAAACGGCTCGGTATGCGGTTGTGGAAGGCGCGGCTGCTGGGAAACCATTGCATCAGGCAAGGGTATTGCAAGACGCACGATGGAAAATATAACGGCTCTCAGGGACTCAACAGAGCTCTCAAAGCTTAGGTCATCAGAGATTGATGCAAAGGCTGTTTTCAGGGCAATGGATAAAGGGGACATGTTCGCACAGCTAATGGTTGAGGAGACGATATATTATATAGCGTTTGGCATAGTTAATCTAATAAACATACTTGACCCGGAGCTTATTATAATCGGCGGCGGCCTGTCATTCGAGGGCGAGAAGCTCTTTAAACCGTTGAGAATGGCAATAAAGGAGGAGATAAAAAGCCTTAAGAGGAACGTCAGGATTGTAAAGGCACTGGAAAATGGTGCAGATATTGGCTCAATAGCAATAACAATGTATTATGATTAA
- a CDS encoding DUF424 domain-containing protein — translation MITMKVTNINGEILLAAADSELVGREFRSGRLHINVKPEFYGEMKVSDETFLSTMNICTIANLVGRHVIDLAIKANFIDPENVINIGDVPHAQMARMPE, via the coding sequence ATGATAACAATGAAGGTCACAAACATAAACGGTGAGATACTGCTTGCGGCTGCCGATTCCGAGCTGGTTGGCAGGGAGTTCAGATCCGGCAGGCTTCACATAAACGTTAAGCCAGAGTTCTATGGCGAGATGAAGGTTTCAGATGAAACTTTTTTATCAACAATGAACATATGCACAATAGCAAACCTTGTTGGCAGGCATGTTATAGACCTTGCAATAAAGGCAAATTTTATAGATCCGGAAAATGTTATAAACATTGGTGATGTGCCACATGCGCAGATGGCAAGGATGCCTGAATAA
- the aspS gene encoding aspartate--tRNA(Asn) ligase: MRNYIKDAADLDEVELSGWAEDIRRIKSIVFIILRDVTGRIQVTVKSENVKNFDEVYKINRESVLKVHGTVDHQSRSKSGIEIIADSVEILNAAEAPLPLGVVDKVQADLDTRLNNRYIDLRKDENLIIFKAQSTLLWGIREYLNRLGFIEVHTPKIVAAATEGGADLFPVKYFERDAYLNQSPQLYKEILMAAGFEKVFEVGPAFRAEKENTLRHLNEFTSIDIEMSFADHNDVMDVLENTVKNAINTLKNNLGDELNKHGFNIDSINGRIPRITYREAIDYLNSSGFQMNFGDDFSPEAARVLGERYKSFYFITEWPVSLRPFYTMKKDDETTKSFDLQLRELEICSGAQRIHRYDDLVNNIKNKGLNPESFTFYLSAFRYGMPPHAGWAIGLERLTMNLLGIKNVRETTLFPRDRTRLLP; the protein is encoded by the coding sequence ATGAGGAATTATATAAAGGATGCTGCGGATCTTGATGAGGTTGAGCTCAGCGGCTGGGCAGAGGATATAAGAAGGATAAAGAGCATTGTTTTTATAATACTAAGGGATGTTACCGGCAGAATCCAGGTAACGGTTAAATCAGAAAATGTTAAAAATTTTGATGAGGTTTATAAAATTAACAGGGAGAGTGTTTTAAAGGTTCATGGAACTGTAGATCATCAAAGCAGAAGCAAATCCGGTATAGAGATAATAGCAGATTCTGTTGAAATATTAAATGCTGCAGAGGCACCACTTCCATTGGGCGTGGTTGACAAAGTGCAGGCCGATCTTGATACAAGGTTAAATAATAGATACATAGATCTAAGAAAGGATGAAAATTTGATAATATTCAAGGCCCAATCCACCCTGCTATGGGGCATCAGAGAATATTTAAACAGGCTTGGATTTATCGAGGTGCACACACCAAAGATTGTTGCAGCCGCAACAGAGGGTGGGGCCGATCTTTTCCCTGTAAAATATTTTGAAAGGGATGCTTATTTAAACCAGTCCCCACAGCTCTACAAGGAGATACTTATGGCCGCGGGCTTTGAAAAGGTCTTCGAGGTTGGACCGGCCTTCAGGGCGGAGAAGGAAAACACTCTGAGGCATTTAAATGAATTTACATCGATAGATATCGAGATGAGCTTTGCCGATCATAATGATGTAATGGATGTCCTTGAAAATACCGTAAAAAATGCAATAAATACTTTAAAGAACAATCTTGGTGATGAATTAAATAAACACGGATTTAACATAGATTCAATAAACGGCAGGATACCAAGAATAACATATAGGGAGGCCATTGATTATCTAAACAGCTCCGGATTTCAGATGAACTTTGGTGATGATTTTTCACCGGAGGCCGCAAGGGTTCTTGGCGAGAGGTATAAATCATTTTATTTCATAACCGAGTGGCCAGTATCTTTAAGACCGTTTTACACAATGAAAAAGGATGATGAGACAACAAAATCATTTGATCTTCAGTTAAGGGAGCTCGAGATATGCTCTGGAGCACAGAGGATACATAGATACGATGACCTTGTAAACAATATAAAAAATAAGGGATTAAACCCTGAAAGCTTTACATTCTATTTAAGCGCCTTCAGGTATGGCATGCCACCACATGCTGGATGGGCCATAGGCCTTGAAAGGCTTACAATGAATCTGCTTGGAATTAAAAACGTTCGTGAGACAACATTATTTCCTCGTGATAGAACCAGACTTCTTCCTTGA
- the otsB gene encoding trehalose-phosphatase produces the protein MVVQAYNSTSEVMKEINKIIEYEPQIFLDYDGTLVPIVNDPIGCYFDSELNYIISEINRRFEMYIITGRSLDDTRRCLGNLNIIALHGALFYINNETLKYPGFDKFLDSCNKIFLNYKHLEDLYHGLRIYNKNGGVLFHLGNVDNRDEIIKIVDKIAFNNNLESYHGINIVEIRFPGINKGRAIKMMRNRKRPVIIFGDDLTDEDSFIENTDAITVKIGPGNTAARFRLKSYLDVRNILINIINI, from the coding sequence ATGGTGGTACAGGCGTATAACAGCACTTCCGAGGTAATGAAAGAGATAAATAAAATAATTGAATACGAACCACAGATATTTCTTGATTACGATGGCACCCTGGTTCCAATAGTCAACGATCCCATCGGCTGCTATTTTGACAGCGAATTAAATTACATAATATCAGAGATAAACAGGAGATTTGAAATGTATATAATAACGGGCCGCTCCCTTGATGATACAAGAAGATGTCTTGGGAATCTTAATATAATAGCGCTGCACGGTGCATTATTTTATATAAACAATGAAACGTTAAAGTATCCTGGCTTTGATAAATTTCTTGATTCATGTAATAAAATATTTCTTAATTATAAACATCTTGAAGATTTATATCATGGTCTAAGGATATATAATAAAAATGGCGGTGTTCTCTTTCACCTTGGCAACGTTGATAATAGAGATGAGATTATAAAAATTGTTGATAAAATAGCATTTAATAATAATCTGGAATCATATCATGGGATAAATATCGTTGAGATAAGATTCCCTGGAATAAATAAAGGCAGGGCCATAAAAATGATGAGGAACAGAAAAAGACCTGTTATTATCTTTGGCGATGATTTAACTGATGAGGATTCATTCATTGAGAACACTGATGCAATAACAGTAAAAATAGGGCCTGGAAATACAGCGGCAAGGTTCAGGCTAAAAAGCTATCTTGATGTCAGAAACATATTAATAAATATAATAAACATTTAA